Genomic DNA from Channa argus isolate prfri chromosome 10, Channa argus male v1.0, whole genome shotgun sequence:
CCCCAGCTCTGAGATCCAGCCCCTCCCATCTAAGAACCGGACCTGAGCTACGATCATCCAGGGGACCAGTTGGTTTGGATCCAAATCCGGGATCCAAACCGGAAAgtggacactctcaggtataGACAAGTGTGCTGTAGTCACAGTCtgacagacaaaatgtttgAGCTCTACCTCCTCTGTCGCACTGTCAGCTGGTTTATCCTGACACCTACCTGAGCTCAAACAACCAGAGCTGAAAAAGGCACTTAACTAATTGTTGGTGTCGCCTCATGGTACAACACATTACAACACAAAAACGACAGACAAAAGGTGCCTATGGCTCTGACTAACATTCACAGATGTTCCACACCTGATGGAAACAACTTGTTGGTAGTTTACAAATTTTTGTAGGAAGACAAAGCGTAATTTTCATGTTAAAGTGGATACCGTGCTAtactttgtgtatatatattcaGAAAGTCCTGCAGTGTCATCAGATTGTCCCTTTaacccaaaaaacaacaaaaatgcaaaagaagAATTAAAATAACAGATTAAACAgcaagtgtgtgtttcacatGATTTTGTTAATTATGCATGTGTAGATGATACGTACAGAGTATAAGTGACAGAGATGTAATGCCGATGTTTGCATGGGGAAAGAGAATTTGCTGGTCTGactcccctcctcctttcagggTGGAGCCTGGTGGAGAACGATAGTTGAGaccaggtctgaggaagtgtaagtgtgtttttaattagattGATAGAAACAATGCGGCAACATTCAACAATTTTCAAACTTTCAGtaaatgaacagatgatggatAATAACTGCAGCTGTCTGTGTCTCGTCTCCGTCAGATTTCTGTCAAGTCACaattgacacaaacacagtgggCAGAAGACTTGGACTGGACACATATCAatgagttacagaggaatcgGGTGGAGGGGACAAAGTGATGACTGCAGATTTGGAATGAACAAAATGTCATGGAGTTTGTTCTGCTCTGATGGTTATGGATACTCTGTGTGGCACAGCAACAGGAGAACACAAATCcctgcctcctcctctttcttatCCCCTGTCTctagagtagcagtgtatgtggactgctggctctctgtccttctacagagtcTTCTCGGATaacctgatccacctccacatcTTTAACACCACATTTACTGAGTCTCTGTATCCTGGGTTTTGGTTGGACTGGCCTACTTCTTGGGTGTCTCTCTGTTCTGTGGAGTAGCCTGCTGACTGCAGACCAGATAGTTGAGTCTGTAAAGACCCTTACACAGCGGTGTCTTTAGTGCCAAACAGTCAGATGATCCTTGCTTTAATGATGGATTCAGAGTTAAAGTCTCCTttaagacaaagacagaattaTTGACTGTCActttaagaattaaaaatgaacCTCAGATCAAAATCAGGTCAGTTCTCAGGTTTTTGTTCAGGCTTCttgatttaaaacacacaggACTGTTAGTCCCTTATTTTAGAAACAATCTCCATTTAACTCAAGAATTTTATCTTGTGACTTAGTCCCTTTTCCTGCTCTGCTTATGAAACCATAACAGACGagaataaaaactgttaacTTGGTGTTTATATTTATGTCTACGTTTAGGATCTGTttgatcacttttttttttaattggaaggTTGCAAACGCTTTCTCTTTAGAATAAATCAATAATgacaatattgttttaaaaatgagttcatagtatgaatttatttatttttttgtcctttcagcttatcccgtgagttcagggtcgccacagcggatcattgtcggCATGTTGATGTGGCACAGCTTTTAcgctccccaatttctactagGCTTGTGtgggcactgcacagctggggaacgGGAAAGGGCTCTAAAAGTCATGTAGCAACAGTTTCTTCAGTTTAACACATGATCATGGGTTTTTAACCAGATCCTGTTgataacaaaacataatataCAAGTACAAAAAATGAGCCCATAAAGCCAGAGTAATTCCCTGTGATTTTTAACTTTAGTGCTTCTTTTTAGCTCACATGAGCAGCATGTGACTGCAGGAAAAacaatacatatatttaaagaaacaaaaaccaacaaccaacctaatgaaaacatgaagcaaGAAACACACTGAGTATGAGTCTGAAGACCAGCTCAGTGTTGTTCATCTTTATCATGTGTCTAATTCcttttagtaaaatgtaaaatgaggTGAAACTGATCGTGGACTGTGATCCCTTCAGTCCTGATCTTTGGAGATGGTTCCTGACTTTTGGTTGTGagcttttgtttctgtcagcagatgtttgtttcctttattcTGTTAattttgcctgtgtttttttcacctgtgtttttttatttttcagaacaTTCACTACTGTTGTACTGACTGTGTCCAGTGCTTGTTTAATGTCTCTGGTTGCTTTCCCTCTTTTCACAGATTAGAAAATGGCTGCTTTTGTCCCTCAGACGCCTCTCCGATACAACAGATATAGTCTTCACAGGTAAAGCTATTTAtagtattattatattacagtattattataattgttattaaCAATTATTCTTAGAAGACAAACCTGAAAGGGGTTTCTCTTTCAAACTTAGCAATGCTTTTGCTCTATTCTTTGGTATTTAACGTATTGAGGTGTAAATaccattaaaaactaaaattctaAACTTTTATCCCAATATTgtccattttttaaatcttaaatctaaAGGTCTTCCATGTACAACCAGCCAAATGAAATGGCCTTGCAGTATCAATACTTTAACAAATACTGTTTGTTCTGTGGAAATTTATAATAATGTCAACTACAGAACAAGTCATAATAGTGAAGCAGCGAATCAGTAGTTTGACATAAGAACTAAACAATCATTTTGTCCTGCAATGACCTTTATGTCACAAAGCCACAAATCCGCATGGTTgacagaaacagcagctgtaaGTTGATATGGTTGTCTGTGAGTCTGACCACTAGAGGGCGACTACAGCCTTTAACATTCACCGATGTTATTGTGCGtctcagtttttttctgaatgaTTATACACGGACGTTAAAAACAGACGTTTTAATGAACGACTGTGAAACCACGAACACCTGTCAAGGCCTAAAGCAGGTGGGAGTTCCCCACCTTTACTTTACAATCaggttgtgattttttttactgttaccAGTTCACATTGAGACCTGTAAAACATCTTTCCATCTGCAGGTAAATGTAAGAACGGTTCTCTCTGGAATACTCTGCTGGAGAGTTATGAAGTAGAAAAGTATAAGTAAGTGTATTTTAGTAGAATGATTCCAGCGATGAGCGGTggtaaaacaaaatctgaatagCTGGACTGAGCATCTtgatattttactttgaaaagctATGAGCCACAGTGATTCATACcagctcttattttgaaatgggaaaCCAGAGCTCGCGTGTATTATCGCGGTGTTTTGATGGTTCTTGGGCAGAAAGTAGTGTAGCTGACTGGAGGGAAGGAGCAGGAACAAATTAGAAATCGGAGACACAGAccgggggaaaaaaagaagaagaaaacagcagcaggaggtaaagaagaagatgaagagttaaaaaagaaatgaagagtCTAAGCTGACTTTTTTCATTCTCACCGAGTCATACAGCTGTTGCAGCTGGCAATCAAGCCGGACCAAACCGAGTCAGGTGTGTTCAGGCTCCGCCCCTACAGGTACGCGCTCTGGTTTGCTTCTGAAACAAATATATGAAGGGGaatgtgtgtacttttactGCATGTTTCTGACAGTTCCATTTACTAAACAGATTAGTTTTAAAATCAATGTATTACTATAGTTAAATtagcagcagaggaagaagtACGGTTTTTTACTTCAATAAAAGTACCAGTACTGCACTGTAcaaatactccactacaagtaaaaaatctgcttttaaaaGGACTACAGTAAAAGTAAGTTAGTATTAACAGCTCCACATATCTAAATTATCACAGGAAAGGTTTTACCAGCGTCACAGTATCAGCAGTAAAAATTCATAAGTATTCTCAGCTTtatgtagctgtgtgtgtgtgtgtgtgtgtgtctgtgtgtgtgaatagctTACTGACCATAAGCAGCTTATCTAAAACAATGCAGAtttcatcacttcctgtcttgTTAAGCTGCAGATGTGTCTGTCAAAGCTTGGAAAAcagatgttatttttgtttctgtttccaaaCCTCCACAGTGTTCAAAAGGGCACTGGAGCAGCTGTCTGAACCTGTTTGATACACGCTCAGGTGAGGTAACACACCTGTGTAATAGCAGCCTGTTACATAAGTTATTAATGTGTTCAGATGAAAGTATTTCAGGTTACAGTATTTAGTCTATTAGTATTCTAGTAATAACAGTGTCAAATTCTGTGGCGGCAACAAAAGGACACAAGACATTACCATGTATATTAATTTATACTTATTTATGcattaatttattgtaattaaatCTGTCAATTTATCAATTTATTCTTTTGTAAATCTTGAGAAGTTTTCAAACCCTGTCTCATCCAATAGTGCTACATTAAATCCTGCTTCTTAAAGGTTGTTTGACcattttttattacagagaGAACTGCTTCTGTTCTTTTCTATCCAGCACTTTCTACTAAACATAAagctctgtttatttaaaaaaaaatgaacaaatgtaaatataagtaGCATTGATAGTTTTTAGCTATGACAGGTGTATGGCGACTGACAATTTCtattatgtattttctgtagatAAAAAAGCACTTCAACCTGAAAGACAAGAAGAATAGTCTCTAGGCCCTGAGTACTGTCTGCAGGTTTCTTTCAGACTGAATGGTTAAAATGAGCTTGCTGCCAATTACAGTATAAAGGACAGgtactttatttttctgtctgtgtggtaTTTGAACTTTGCTCTGGGACAAAATtttgtaaattagttttttttttttgtaatgagtGACTTCactgttttctccttgtttatTTCTCAAATCATCAGTTTATTAAGAAAATATTCGAATCAGCGGAAACAAACCAGTGAccagtgtctgtgtttgatcCTGTTCTTTTGTGAGGACCAtgattaggagtgggtgggggttGAGTGGGGGTGTTATGCTGCCCTTGATCGGAACCACTTCCTGTTGGTATGACTCATTACTAGGCATATAATTTCCTTTCAATGTTGAGAGTATTTGTTCAGTGTAAtgacagatggagaaaaactgcagtaaaacatCTGTTCATTTAAGGACATTTCGAGCTGAAGACGTCTCAGTGTTTTTActgacactgacagaaacattttctcCACTCAGTGTACTCAGATGTGACAATGTCCAGGAAGAAAAAGATCACGTACAgacctcagttttttttttggccctgGTTTTGTTCCAGTCTGTGAGGATTTCAGCGTCTGaactgaaaaaattaaattatgtttttgtgaaaactGGTGAAAAAAAGCCTGTGCTGCAGCAGTATTAATGAAACTGAACCAATAAACTGTCCAGTGTCCAACTCTTATAAGCTGTTTGATAAATTATCCTGCAGCTGCAGCCCGAGGTTTTACAGCTGAAACGTTTCCTCACAAACATCATCAAAGTTTCTTTTCCTCCgtcatcttcctcttttcttttcttagcAGGATGGATGGAAGCAGCTCAGCAGGAAATACCAGTTCTGCCTCGTCTGGCTTACTTCCTACCCACAGTGACAAGGAGGTGGGCCAGCACGGCCCAGAGTCAGTCAGTCTCTCCGGGTCCCAGAATGACCAGAGTCTAGCAGAAAACCAGCAGTTCCCAATGAAGAGTCCAGCAGGAATCCAAAGGACCGAAGAGGAAAAGCTGAAtctcaataaaaacacaaaccacagggaTCCTCTAACAGATAAACGCAAACCTTCTCCAAGACATGAATCCAAACTGGATCCACTAAAGCCAGTTCTTCTTCCATCAGAGCAACAACTGGGAAATACTGCTCggacagagaaacagaacacGCTGACAAATAAtctaaaaacagaacatttatcttcttcaaTACATGAAGCAAATccagataaaacaaaactagATCCACTTcccaaacagcaacaaaaagcagAGGATCCTTCAAAAGGTTCTCTGCTTCCAAAGGAGGCACATGATTCCAATAAACTAAAACCAGAGCAACTTTCTCCAACCAAACCAGGTCAACCAAAGCCAGATCCTCTTTGTACAGAACAGAAGAAACCCAAACATGAGCACCATCCAGGTCAGTCTGAGGAGCACCAAACCCAGAGGGGTCTCTGTCCCACAAACCAGAAACGCGACGAAGAGCCCCCTCCTTCCATGAAGGATTTAACTGTCCTCGGTTCAATATTCAGTAAACAGAACCAGAAGGAGCAAAACCAGTTGGATCCAGCACTGGAGAAATTCACTTTATCCACACCTGAGAGGCCCCAGGACCACCAAGATCCACCTCACCTGAACACACAGCAGACTCCTCATCATCCTCCTAAACACCAGCTGAACCACCAAATCCATCCGTCCACCATGGCTCCTCCAGCTCCACCTCCCACCATCGAGGTGTTCTGTGACCAGGTGTGGCCCTTCCCCCCAGGTTCTTCAGGTGAGCCCAAACTGTGCGGGTTCCTGATGAAGCAAGGGGGGCCCCTGAAGGCCTGGAAGCAGCGCTGGTTTACCTATGAGGAGAACAAGAACCAGCTCTTCTACTACCGCACGCCGCAGGATGTGACTCCACTGGGGTGGTTGGAGCTCAGTGGTGCCACCTTCACCTACCCACTGAGGGCAGAGAGGGGCACTTTCCACATCAGGACACCTGAACGCACCTTCATACTCAAGGTAAACCAGGACCTGGGCTGTCCCCACTAAAGAGCAGGTGGGGAGATTACCACATGTGTGTATAACTAAGCAACTGTCAGTTTTCCTCACTGAAACTGGGAAAAGCTGATGGGCTGAATTCAAGGCTTTATAGGCACCAGCCAGAGAACTGGCTCAACTGCTGTTTGTCTCCATCAGCCAATCAACAGTCAGCTTCTGTGCATTATTGCTCACAGTGACAAAGTGTAATTGTCCAACAGGCCGTGACCCAGGAGCTGATGCTCTattggctgcagcagctgcaggtcAAACGCTGGCAGCACCGGCAGACGTCCACCTGTCCCGACTcgaccaacagcagcagcaacacaggTGAGaaagagttgtgtttttatgatgtaaATGGTCTGGTAAATGTtctacacttatatagcgcttttctacctattggcactcaaagcgcttttcactgcttcttattcaaccattcgcactcacagtcACTGgtgatgggcgataccagtgATTTTAGATTCGATCCGATATcaagtaataccttggctaGTATCGCAATATCGATCCGATACAGATACcagagtgttatgttaattctgtcatttgatcacgatgaaacacaatcacgtgagcACTTACAGggaatgattaaaaacattaaaacgacagcaaaatcattgttcaaaCTATTgggatttttaacatttccattatttcaaataacctgagaataacattaacatatgacaacagcatgacacttcCTTTATAAGGTGAACAGCttatgtcacttgatatccatgactcgccctcatctacatgtatgtcttagATACTCATCTGTATTCCTATGtggtgcatcacaaataatgATGTAGAAGGATTGTAGATGTTGATGTAGAATgagcagaaaacatttgaatatgactgcagagaaaatataaataaataaacagaaaatatcgatattttaacttgagaatcgatatttaaaaattggctgTCAAGATcgaaatattgatttttttggtaTTGATCCGCCCATCACtaacaatcatacacacacaatcatataccgatggccaacactcaccgggagcaactaggttggggttcagtgtcttgctcaaggacacttcgacatgtgaccgtaGGAGGCGGGGATTTAACCAACAGTgacattggtggacaaccgctctaccttcctgcgccataGTCGCCCCGATGTCCACCTCTCACATGGTTTTCTTCACAGATTATTAACTGTTAAACTGTTACTGGTCTGGTGGTGGGTTTAACTGGTCTGACACCTGGTTAAGACAGTATAATGGTAGATTTCACTGGTTTGGTGTTTACCTGCTGACGTGCTGAGCTAAATCTAAACTTTCAGTTTTGTTGAGCTCTTTCACACTTTAAGGCCCAGTTTATTGTGTTGTGTCACCTTAGTGTGGCCTTGAtcactttctattttttttctcttgtttcttgCCTGGTCATGTTGAGGAAGTAGGAAGGTCCTGACGTAGCCTCCCTCACCAGCTCTCCTCCCAGTGAGAGTTGGGAAATGTGTCTTCCCGTAAAAGGAGTGGTTCAGGATAAAAACCACACCGGTTGACTCACCATTCTCTGACGGAATCATTCAGCCTGCTTCATTCCAGCTCTGTCACACAACAccaagttagaaaaaaaaaaatgaacgtGGACTAAAATCAGGCCTGACGGAGGGCAGCAGGAACTTCCTGCTGTTGGCAAAGATGAACCTTAACAGGgtttagtttttctgttgtAAACAGATCGGCATGTTTGATCAGTCAGACTGGTTAAAACATTTAGACCCCCCCAGTTTCCACTCAGAAGTCACTGTTGAACTGCGCGGTTAAATTCCAAACAGATAAAATGTTAGTGCCAGCTAACTCTGCAGTGCGCTGGCGCCAGCATCACAGAAAAGTTTGGACTGCTCCTTTAATATGGGTAATTGTGTTTAATGAGCAGGGTGGTGGAACAGGAAATAGGAAGGGCTGGGTTTCTGTTGCTCTTTGATGTTTCTCTGTGGAACTGATGATCATTTCCTGTTTAATGTCAGACACCATATGTTCATGTTACTGTTATACCAGGATCTCTGTCCGTAATTTTACCAGTACCTCTTTTTGTAATACTACCAGTATCTCATTTGGTTACTCTGTGAGTATCTATAACTCTAACTGTGTCAGTAGTTACACTAGCAGCTCAGATTTATTTGTATTGACTTTGAACACAATAGTGTGATGTTTGTACAAAGAACAGAATCAAACAGAAGCCGCTTCTCatatgtacaaatgtttttcatcagataaaagaaaaagtaattgtgtcaaattgaattttttttattcctgtgacagaacaaaaacctgttttttaaGACTGCACAGACTTTACACGGTTAAATACCTGAGTGTTGTGCTATTTGACAAAACCTCCGTGTTTTAAAGAGGTAATTATTACACTCATCCCCTACCAACGCCTTGGGGAAACCTGCTGATGTTCTCCAGCAGAAGTGAACACACACTTCATTCAGATAAAGAATTTGAAGAAGCCTTTAAATGTGACACGGACATGAACCATGATGTATCTAATCTTCACGTGCTCTTTGGGATGTTAATCAGCTGtttctctttcagttttttacCTTTGTGTCTTGACTTGTTCAGTGGCTTCAGGTTTCAGCTGGATGTTTTACAGCAGACACAGAATCCTTCCACAAGGAGGAGATTCAacttttttaatgacattttgataataataattattattattattatagaagAGGAAAgacaagagtgtaggactgacagtagggactttgaatgttgggacaaTTACAGAGAATGCTAGAGAAttggtggatatactgtgtgacCAGGAGACCAGATGGAAAAGTAGCAAGGCTCAAAgtttaggagcagggttcatgttgttttaccatgggtaggataggaagagaaatggagtatgagttatcctgaaagaggagtttgtgaggaacattctgaaggtgaaaagagtatcagacaggatTATCAGTGtaaagctggaaattgaaggcgtgatgttccgtgttgttagtggttatgccccacagataggatgtgagttagatgaagtaaTCAGAGCATCCCCAGgcgtgagagagtggtgattggtgcagatttcaacgGACATGTTGGTtaaaagaacaagttgatgagaaagacagaaggacagatggtggtagactttgcaaaaatattgaagtggctgtagtgaacactttcttcaagaagaggcaggaacatagggtgacatataagaccGGAGGTCTAgatgaagaccaaagaggacatttatagatgtagtgagagaggacatgaagttagctggtgagagaaaaggatgcagagaacagggttagatggaggcacatgattcgctgtcgagatccctgaaagggaaaaagaagattgttgttattattttacaaatgaaatgatCAGTCACTTTACCCtgcattataaataaataaataaaacaaagtcaaagatGACATTTAAAGTTATGATAATTACAAATAGATGATTTTAGATAgctatgaataaaaaaatgatgaaagtCTGTAATAGTCAGAATTAAAGTAGAAATTAGTAACAtagtaattaataaatatacattaatataaatgattatttaaaagGTGTCAGTGTGAGTAGTTTACATGCACGTATgccttttgtttatttataaaatatgttttatttcctgtttctgcagaAGACTTCCTGCCAGTGCTGAAGAGCCCTCTGGGTCTGGTGGGGGAGGGAGCGGCCAGTGTGTCATTGTCACAAACACTGTTCGCCAATGTGTCTATCAAACATCCGCTGATCGAGCTGCAGTGAGTGACCTCAGCCTCATGTTTCATAACCGCTCTGTTtatgtcagtgtgtctgtctgtgtcacagCTGTGACCTCATAAAGGGACAGAATCAGACTACATTTCCATTGAGACCAAGTGCTTCATAATAAAATGCTTGTTTGGTCTTTACTTGTACAGAAACTCCCTCCATAGTCGTAAGAGGCCATCTCAGGAGTGTCAGAGTGTGTTTCATCTCGAAGTTCCGCATGGGACACCCCCAAAATCGGGACAAACCAACAACACTAGCAGTATGTATTGTACGCAACTGAGGAACAGAAACTTGTTTAAGTTATGAAACGTGGAATGTTAATCAGTTCGCAGTCTTTTTTTCCATAGTTTAATTTTATTGGATACTCCTACCTTAACTCCACCTGTCCTATGTTGATCTCTCCAGCCCTCAGGACTCCCATTGAGCCTCCAACCCCATCCACTCCCCCTCCATCGGCCACTCCTGCAGGTCAGGTCACTCAGACGGGCGGAAGGGAGTCCCCATCGTTGCTGGACAGTTGGAGCAGGAAGACAAAGATTCGCAGCTCATTCACCATGCCGGTCCTCCGAGATGACTCTGCGTCCTGTGAGCGGACGTCCCGCCTGCAGCAGGAGAAGCAGATGCTGATGGAGGAGGTCAAAGCTCAGAAGGTGATCAGGCGCTGTGGTGGAGGAAAAGTATTTTCAAAACCACACTCTAGTCCAAATTtatagaaaataagaaaaatatttgtgttttttgtgtcttaCTGACGAGCTGCTTTGACATCAGTAATACTGATTTATGTCACTGCTGTGCCGTGTACAGGAGCTGGTGTGGATTCTGCACAAAGCTTTGGAGGCTGCTCAGCTGGAGAAGAGGACTTGTGCTGAGTTTTTGGCGGAAAAGGGTGAGCAGGAGCGTCTGGAGCTTTTGCGGCACCGCGAGCGTCAGGCGGTCGACCTGCGAGGCCGACTGGAGAAGGCGGAGGCGGAGGTGGAGGCCCTGAGGGGTAGTGTGGCTCAGAGAGATGCTCAGCTGTCTGAGCTGCAGGAGAAGGTCACGAAAATGATTGAAAAGAACAACGCTAAACAGGAGGTGAGGTCATACCTGTGAGGAACCACAGGTGAAATACGAAAACCTgcttatttactgtaatgtttcCCTCTGCGCCatagaaagacatttttatgatAAAGGAATAGTTCTGTATGTTTCCAGCTTGTTTGGAAAGAAACCTCAGTGAGATTTATGCATTTGGAAAAGACACCTCATGAGAACATTTCCCACTTTTTTTCTGAAGAAATGAGAGACACAGTCCCCAGCTCTCGTCCTGTCTAAACAGGCAATTTAAGGTTACCTGAGACTTTTCAGAATTAACAACCTGCTGCTTTCAGGATATATTTATTCTTCTGTATCCTGTTTGAAAGGTGCAGACTCCCATTTAACTAGTGCAGCCACTGAAGATTCACCTGAATCTCTCAGCTTTTTATCAAGACCAAACTGTTCGTTTAAACTGTGGCTCCAGTCAGTGTGATGGACTGAACTGGTTTGTGTTGTTTCCTCTCAGGTGATCATAAAGCTGTCTGATCAGGTGTCCGCCACCATGTCTGACCCACGACAGTCTGGATCGTCCTCCAGCAGTGGACTGAACTCTCAGACCTTCAGACAGTTTCAGCAGGAGATTGAGAACCTGAAGGTGAACTCACCTGAAGCCAGAGTGTGTGCACCGTCAGAATCAAGAGAACAGTTTGACAGGGTCTTTGGGTTTTACTTAGTCAGACAAAACCTGAAGagacaaacagcaacaacaacatttcagttttttaaccAGTGACAGGTATTTAATCCAGATTAGTTGTTACTCTCTCAAGctctgctttgtgtttctttcaggACGACATTGAGGCATATAATACCCAGAACAAGTTTCTGAACTCTGAGATTCATCAGCTGACCAAACTGTGGAGGAACAGCTCAGAACAGGAGAAGAACCTGATGGAGAAGGTCAGTGGAGTCTGAAACTTCACAGTGTATTCCTGTGACACAGAAGATGAACCCTGTTATCTTCATTTCTTTATGCTTCGtcctttctgtcattttctttttctgtggtgAGACCACCTTGTCGTTTGCTGTTCTGTAACTGTTTCCTGccctctgattggc
This window encodes:
- the tbc1d2 gene encoding TBC1 domain family member 2A isoform X3, producing MDGSSSAGNTSSASSGLLPTHSDKEVGQHGPESVSLSGSQNDQSLAENQQFPMKSPAGIQRTEEEKLNLNKNTNHRDPLTDKRKPSPRHESKLDPLKPVLLPSEQQLGNTARTEKQNTLTNNLKTEHLSSSIHEANPDKTKLDPLPKQQQKAEDPSKGSLLPKEAHDSNKLKPEQLSPTKPGQPKPDPLCTEQKKPKHEHHPGQSEEHQTQRGLCPTNQKRDEEPPPSMKDLTVLGSIFSKQNQKEQNQLDPALEKFTLSTPERPQDHQDPPHLNTQQTPHHPPKHQLNHQIHPSTMAPPAPPPTIEVFCDQVWPFPPGSSGEPKLCGFLMKQGGPLKAWKQRWFTYEENKNQLFYYRTPQDVTPLGWLELSGATFTYPLRAERGTFHIRTPERTFILKAVTQELMLYWLQQLQVKRWQHRQTSTCPDSTNSSSNTEDFLPVLKSPLGLVGEGAASVSLSQTLFANVSIKHPLIELQNSLHSRKRPSQECQSVFHLEVPHGTPPKSGQTNNTSTLRTPIEPPTPSTPPPSATPAGQVTQTGGRESPSLLDSWSRKTKIRSSFTMPVLRDDSASCERTSRLQQEKQMLMEEVKAQKELVWILHKALEAAQLEKRTCAEFLAEKGEQERLELLRHRERQAVDLRGRLEKAEAEVEALRGSVAQRDAQLSELQEKVTKMIEKNNAKQEVIIKLSDQVSATMSDPRQSGSSSSSGLNSQTFRQFQQEIENLKVNSPEARDDIEAYNTQNKFLNSEIHQLTKLWRNSSEQEKNLMEKCAYLEATHCQVESRYLGVLRKLQETKSLDTAQRDAVQKLIEDALKGELKSVMRVNTTSGHDEYGFKIIPDYEVEDMKLLAKIQALEIRSHNLLHQEGVERPLLSRWAQYLAGRSDDALFASPELKALLRASVPQEYRQRVWRWTVRARTRTIRERHPQRYQQLSEKTRKSPHPASRQIELDLHRTLTTNQHFSSPSCPALQQLRRILLAFSWHSPGIGYCQGLNRLAAIALLILQSEEDAFWCLVAVVETIMPQDYYTKNLLASQVDQRVLKDFLAEKLPRLAAHFENHNIDVSLITFNWFLVVFVESLPSDILLPLWDAFLYEGTKVMFRYALALFKYKEEDFLKIHSSVEIYQYLRFFTKTVTDSRKLTNIAFCDMNPFPGRLIKNRRTFHLERLQAELRELEEQQKEFVTESVQRKDKELDGMVSEDDDDL